A single region of the Trachemys scripta elegans isolate TJP31775 chromosome 19, CAS_Tse_1.0, whole genome shotgun sequence genome encodes:
- the SDHB gene encoding succinate dehydrogenase [ubiquinone] iron-sulfur subunit, mitochondrial: MAAAVVGVSLKRSVPGVTLWAAARQACRGAQTAAAAAPASQAVAPRIKTFAIYRWDPDKPGDKPHMQTYEIDLNKCGSMVLDALIKIKNEMDSTLTFRRSCREGICGSCAMNINGGNTLACTKRIDTNLSKVSKIYPLPHMYVVKDLVPDMSNFYAQYKVIEPYLKKRDESNQGKEQYLQSIEDREKLDGLYECILCACCSTSCPSYWWNGDKYLGPAVLMQAYRWMIDSRDDYTEERLAQLEDPFSLYRCHTIMNCTKTCPKGLNPGKAIAEIKKMMATYKEKAVSA, encoded by the exons ATGGCGGCGGCCGTAGTCGGTGTCTCCTTGAAGCGCAGCGTCCCCGGGGTGACCCTCTGGGCGGCCGCGCGACAG GCCTGCCGGGGAGCAcagacagcagctgcagcagcacccgCTTCTCAAGCGGTAGCACCACGTATCAAGACATTTGCTATCTACAGATGGGATCCTGACAAGCCTGGGGACAAGCCGCACATGCAGACCTATGAAATTGATCTGAATAA GTGTGGGTCTATGGTACTTGATGCTCTGATCAAGATAAAAAATGAGATGGACTCCACTCTGACCTTCCGCAGATCATGTAGGGAAG GCATTTGTGGCTCCTGCGCTATGAACATCAATGGCGGGAACACCCTGGCCTGTACCAAAAGAATTGACACCAACCTTAGCAAGGTCTCCAAAATCTACCCTCTCCCCCACATGTATGTGGTAAAGGATCTCGTTCCG GACATGAGTAACTTCTACGCTCAGTACAAAGTCATTGAGCCTTACCTGAAGAAGAGGGATGAATCGAATCAGGGCAAAGAGCAGTATCTGCAGTCTATAGAAGATCGTGAGAAACTG GATGGGCTCTATGAGTGCATTCTATGTGCCTGCTGCAGTACCAGCTGCCCCAGTTACTGGTGGAACGGAGACAAATACCTGGGCCCTGCGGTGCTTATGCAG GCATATCGCTGGATGATTGACTCCAGAGATGACTACACAGAAGAACGTCTGGCACAGCTTGAGGACCCATTTTCCCTCTACCGCTGTCATACCATCATGAACTGCACAAAAACTTGCCCCAAG GGATTGAACCCTGGAAAAGCAATTGCCGAAATCAAGAAAATGATGGCAACTTACAAAGAGAAGGCGGTCAGCGCATAA